Genomic DNA from Vanrija pseudolonga chromosome 3, complete sequence:
GAGGTGCAAGCTGGCGGTTGTTAAATGTTTTCCGCACCCAGTCCGAAAGTTGATCCCACCAATCCCGAAATGTTGTTCAGGCACCTTGTTCCGTAAAGACATCGCCCCTGCAGAAGCCTTCAACATGCCTCGGTACCCACCGCATGCACGTGCGTCGCAAGACAGTGGATAACTGTGATCAAGTGAGAGGCAAGGAAGGGGAGCAACGCTTGATGTGGGCAAGGGGGAGTCGTGAATGTTTTGGAGGCGATCACGATGCGGGAGAACATTCAGTTTGCTGAGTGGCGGATGTTGCTAGGCGGAAAGGACGTCATGGTAcctcgcggcgagcggccaCAAAACATGTGTGTTGACGAGCGTCGGGTGAAACGCCTTGGATAGATGCGCAGACTTGGCAATGGATGCTGTCACCGGGAAGGGCGACGTCTGCGAAGCTTTAACGTACCGGCAGAGGATAACGCGCGGAAAGCCGGGCAGTGGAGAGAAAACAAGGTTGTTTCAGCTCTACCATGCATAGCTACTGCCGCCCAGGGTGGTGTTCGGGTCCTTTCTTTGTCTTGCTTGGGGTGGGACCCCCCGCGGCATGCGGGGAAGCAGGCTGATGCGCAGTCGACACAAGCGCATCCGTTGCATGGAGACGACCAGTTTGACGTACTGTAGGACATGCTTGTGAAACAAGGCCAGAGTTTGAGTATCGGTGCAGTGCTCTCGGTTGCTTCTCGGTTGCTGGAACCCGCAACCTTGTTGCACAGGACTCACGAAACAACACCCCCCCGTGGCCCTCTCAACGCGTTCGGCCATGTCCACCTTCTTCAGGTTACGGCAGGATCCAAGCATGTCCGAGCCGGAAACCGACGGCTGTTTGGctcttgtcctcctcgtgccTGTGggactggggcgtcagtgcgccgaggcgggccgGGGGGGACATGGTCCCCGTGTGAGCTGGCGACTAGTGGACAAGGATCCGGCGCGTGACGTTGCGGGACGCCGGCACGTCTTGACAACCGGCTCAGACAACTCATGACAGGCAGGAACAACGCGGACCCGACGGGTTGAGGAGACGCGTGTTTCGCGCGGAGCTTGAAGTCGAGAGTCATGGAGCCTTCGGTCTTGGCAGAAGTGCTCGGCAATTGCGTTGCTAGGATACTTGGCCAGCTATCGGAAGCCGAGAGGGATGCCGCTCCATGTGTGCAGGTGCTGCGTTCTGCGCTGTGCGTGGAGTGTGTTGTCAGAGTAAGCACATACTTGGTATGTCTAAGAACCAACAGTGGCATGACGTCGGGAGCGAGTTCACAGGCACCGCCGTGGTCTTGCGAGACAGTTTGCTGTTGAGTGTCATTGTTGTTCATTGAGGTAAGCATTGAGTTGTAGAGAGCGAGTTGATGTTGAGGACTGCTCGTATGTGGGTGCAGACTTGATAGCGGCagtgagagagtgagagagaggAAGAGTCAAAAGGATCAAAGGAAGTCGAGACTCGGACAAGCTGTCGAGTGTTGCGGAAAGTCACGTGCTCGCCATCCGTCTGCCGGTCTGCCCTCTTCGACCCAGACACGAACACCTCACAGCCTCTCGTCACAACAACACCGGCAGCTAAGAGTAATGAGTGATGCATATGTGTAGCCGGTGACGCACTGGCCGTCTATTCTAGTCTGTCGTGTCCTGGCCCTACTCGAGCCCGGCGCCCTTGTTGCCGCCCGCGGCCTCCCACTTGCCAAtcgcctcgagcgtcttggcctcgacctcggcgggggtggtggcctTGCCGAACGCGTCGACAAACTGGCCGAGCGGGTCCATGAGGTAGAAGAAGATGgagtggtcgacgaggtagtCGTCTGTCGCCTTGGCATCTGGCGGCGTGGAGAAGTAGACGCGGTACGACTTGCACACGCGCTTGACGGCGTCATAGTCGCCCGTGAGGCCGACCAGGCGCGGGTGGAACTCGGACACGTAGTGGCGCACCGCTTCGACCGTGTCGCGCGCCGGGTCAACGCTCACAAACACGGGGGTGACGATCGGCCCCTTGATCTTGTCCACTGCCGTCACGACCTCGGACATCTTGTCCAGCTCCTCGGGACAGATGTCGGGGCAGTTGGTGAAGCCAAAGTAGATCAGCGTCCACTTGCCCCGCAGGTCCTGCTCAGAGAAGGGCTTGCCCTCGTGCGAGGTGAGCTGGAAGGGGCCGCCGATCTGGGGACGGCCGACCGACTTGTTCGCGAGTTCCTCCTCTGTGTCGTGTCAGCGTAGCCCGGCGTCACAAAGCAAGTtactcacgccgccgcttctggaccttctccttctccttggtAAAGTAGATGTAGAGTCCGACGCCGGTGACGATGAAGAGGGCGGCCGCCTTGAACGTGAAGGGCTGGGGGGTTAGTTATAGCTCATCGTCGAGGGCGCAACTCACACCGACAGCCTCGCGG
This window encodes:
- the SCO1 gene encoding Protein SCO1, mitochondrial, with protein sequence MSLRTSLLRASRAIEAPLMARSVARPAFAASSPIASSSRLGLRMYSDAKKPEDSKPVGPSATMQEDVRASARTKDREAVGPFTFKAAALFIVTGVGLYIYFTKEKEKVQKRRQEELANKSVGRPQIGGPFQLTSHEGKPFSEQDLRGKWTLIYFGFTNCPDICPEELDKMSEVVTAVDKIKGPIVTPVFVSVDPARDTVEAVRHYVSEFHPRLVGLTGDYDAVKRVCKSYRVYFSTPPDAKATDDYLVDHSIFFYLMDPLGQFVDAFGKATTPAEVEAKTLEAIGKWEAAGGNKGAGLE